AAAAGGGGCTGGTTTTGGTGAGGGGGAGAGCCGGAGAGGAGAAGGCGAAAGGGCTACAAGCGGCGGCGGCGGGCTAACGGAGCGGTGAGAAGagggttagagagagagagtgggagaagagagggtagaGAAAAGGGATTCGAATAAAGGGGGAGAGGTTCGCGCTTTGAATTTTAGGGCtagttaccgtcggatttactgATAGATAAATCTGACGGTAACATTTTAAAGGTGACCAAAACGCTGCGTCATACTAAATTGAGTTACCCTCGGATTTATCTGCCAATAAATCTTACGGCTACTAATCCGCACCaagttttgcattttttttccaattattaCAAGCGACTTTATCGTCAGAACAACAAATTCGTCGGTAAAAATTTGATACGACAAAAtagttttcattttttcctATAAATCTGTCTATAAATTTGATGATAACACGTGTTGCTAAATTCGCTGGTAAATTTGCTAGTAATCAACGCTTTTTTTGTTGCGAGTGTAGTTAAATTTGTTGAACATTTCTAAATTACAGAGGCTATTGTAATGGTCcttaaagtttggtgtttagtttgtcaaaaaaataaaaatttaatatttaatttaaaaatataaaataaataatttctaaatatttaatatatatttaaattaaaatgaagGAGTGGGGGAATAACAAAGAGCATAGTGGAGACAAAATACAGAAAAGGTAAGAGTTGTACAGTTGTACTTGGTGTTACCAGGAAGTCCCCTGTATTATTGTAGTCTCAGGTCTCAACCCAACAATCATAATCTCTTCTCTACTCTTCCCTTCTATCCACCTCCATGCTACCATTATTGCCGTAccaaatcttaattttattactaCAATCTAGTACTGCTTAATTCAATATTTGTATTACAAATTGAATCTGCTGAGATTGATTAGTGTATTGACACCCCAATCTTTATTCATAAAACCTGCACCTACTGATACAGTGAGATAACATATAATAATgatgtaaaatatttatttattccttATTGCATGTgaaagtcatcaattttattattgttattcaaTAATTCAGCTATCTTGTATTGGGACTAATGGCAATTGGCCTCCATATATCTCTGGGAGCTGACTCTCCTCTATATCTTCTAGCAGTGTTGATTTCAGCTTCTTGTTCTCCACAAATACAATCTGCAATCAAACTCATTCTCTTAACATCCATCTCATACGAAACACACTAACAGtagttttatgttttaaattaaatgtcACCTTTTTCCTGGTATTGTTGTCAATGAAGGGGTAAATGACTTTCCACACTTTCATAAATATGTAAGGTGCGTGCAGAATAAACAACTTGCCTAATCTTTCAGGGTAGTAATCCTGCGTTATTCATATTTAATTTGAACGTTCAAGCTTCCAATATCAACCATAAAAACATATGCATAGAACACAACACATACCTGCAAAATGCTTAGAGCGGTAATGTATCCACGCACGTCACTGTTAGAGTATCCCCATCCCTTAAGTTCTGCAATGCCCACAAATTTTTCTTGCCCAGCTGGCAtactataataatatatatatatatatatagtgttaTATATCCGGCCATTCAATGAATCTAATTCTATTTGTAATAAAAGATTAAAAGCAATTACCTGGCACATAACTTGTCAAATGCATACACAACAAAACCTGtattatatattgtattataaataaataagttggaaaaaataaaatattattgaaacgAGTTATATATAGCTAGGTACTTAACAGTTAACAGACTTACGTTTGAATTCATCGAGACCACCCTGTTTGTTTTGGAAATGTCTGGCACCAAAGATAACAGCGATTGGTCGACCTCTGTTGTCATGTCCTTGGGCGAAGACCTTGTCCTGTGAGATTTCATTGGGAACCTCTGACACAGAAAAGAAACCATTTGGAACAAAGGAGCGCCTCCATTTCAAGCACTTGAGGAGCATTGCACAAGCCTTGTCAACATCTGAATCACGAGCACGCAGAAAtcttctcatcatcaaatcatcCACTTCATGCTGCACCATGCAACATATATAACAaccatcaaattaatttattcttttcatcTTTCACACCACACCTAATTAACCTAAGAACTACAAGTAAggctaataattttatatggcCATCTACATCAGATTATTACATTTTCCAAATGCGTACGTATGGTTAAAGCTACAAATCGCTTTTATTATGAAAATgcatttttattctaataatattaataaatgttaaaaccaaaatttaaactatttttgatt
The genomic region above belongs to Arachis duranensis cultivar V14167 chromosome 3, aradu.V14167.gnm2.J7QH, whole genome shotgun sequence and contains:
- the LOC107480090 gene encoding uncharacterized protein LOC107480090 yields the protein MLCVWHVCYIYQAATTHKLKLEEFVERATYKIISLHPLQQNRKRRMAFWRSTTLESDKHDLNTYANATTTTTATTDKDATTTHAELTKIPLMRAFIETHDPSSMHEVDDLMMRRFLRARDSDVDKACAMLLKCLKWRRSFVPNGFFSVSEVPNEISQDKVFAQGHDNRGRPIAVIFGARHFQNKQGGLDEFKRFVVYAFDKLCASMPAGQEKFVGIAELKGWGYSNSDVRGYITALSILQDYYPERLGKLFILHAPYIFMKVWKVIYPFIDNNTRKKIVFVENKKLKSTLLEDIEESQLPEIYGGQLPLVPIQDS